From Erigeron canadensis isolate Cc75 unplaced genomic scaffold, C_canadensis_v1 Conyza_canadensis_unscaffolded:129, whole genome shotgun sequence, a single genomic window includes:
- the LOC122584227 gene encoding uncharacterized protein LOC122584227, whose product MDTSWISLPRSTIEYKRRLDEFLDYIFYIEGKNGQISCPCIDCGNQIWVDREEARTHLLCEGFIKGYTIFPLNSKPCDTPMLDAEDDMQGLVHDAFHGFGENRLESEIETQNEGRIMPNTTAKKFYEVLEDAKKKLYPGCKKFSVLSFIIRLYHGKCVGKCSDKGFSLMLDTVREAFPDASIPKSLYEVRKIIRELGLSYDKIDACPNDCMLYWKENINKTKCDTCHTSRYKTSEDSKDESTTPSSEKKIAAKVLRYFPLIPRLQRLFMSSKTAAYMRWHEESRTKDGYLRHPADTPAWKTFDFKYPDFARESRNVRLGLATDGFNPYRTMSVSHSTWPVVLMPYNLPPWMCMQQPYFFLSLLIPGPSAPGNNIDVYMEPLVAELKELWDINGVETYDASTNSNFQMRASLLWTISDFPAYANLSGWSTKGELSCPSCHRHTKAQRLTHSKKYCFMGHRRYLSCDHYFRKDKKSFDGTEEQERQPRGLTGSEVLDELHGFEIKFGKLVKSNPNLPFNWKKSIFFELPYWKDNLLRHNLDVMHIEKNVCDNIIGTLMNQDRKTKDHVKARLDLQEMGIRPELHPKVQNNNKVYLPPACFSMDKKEKDIFCRVLKKVKVPDGYAANISRCVELKPPKLSGLKSHDSHILMQQLLPLALRNVLPKHVRYPVMKLCRYYNQLCSKVLNPNELVQMEIEIGKILCDLERIFPPSFFDVMVHLSVHLASEAKLGGPVHYRWMYPIERYLSTLKSYVRNKSRPEGSIAEGYLAEECLSFCSLYLSGDVDTIHNKTSRNYDDGGYEDVIPIFSMPGHPLVLQWQKEHLAILRHENRKLRQHQIERLHSEKFESWFQDHVEELDTRGDHRITEDLRNLASRPTEYVNKYKGFIINGFRFHTKDLEENRKTQNNGVMLDAMTNSFSSARDNNPIVGDVTYYGVLNDIIELQYAVDKKVVLFHCDWISNGSRKKEDENGFTLLNFKGLKPHNEPFILASQAQQVFYVADPVDKGWKVVIKTTPRDYYDMNEQTCLDVESHLQSETSMGPQRDEYLNIETVAKSEDRSLRSALCFAQMATSAISKQYMCVLESMNSKNGKPSKQPKSEHNLLGEFEFKVKTGPILLRSNVKREAQHTQMSNVHAHKSKGKDQLNCSKFQDENGLSDVDVTESAKLKKIRKYRRNKAGSKAMLDVEVNNGLSGAGLGKRPSCPFV is encoded by the exons ATGGATACGAGTTGGATTTCTTTACCAAGATCTACCATTGAATATAAAAGACGTCTTGACGAATTTCTtgattatatcttttatatcgAGGGTAAAAATGGACAGATATCATGTCCATGCATTGATTGCGGTAATCAAATATGGGTAGATCGGGAGGAGGCTAGAACACATCTGCTATGTGAAGGGTTTATTAAAGGTTATACAATTTTCCCTTTGAATTCCAAACCATGTGATACGCCTATGTTAGATGCTGAAGATGACATGCAAGGGTTGGTGCATGATGCCTTCCACGGGTTTGGTGAGAACAGACTAGAAAGTGAAATAGAAACTCAAAATGAAGGTCGGATTATGCCAAACACAACTGCAAAAAAGTTCTATGAAGTGTTGGAAGATGCAAAGAAAAAACTATATCCAGGGTGTAAAAAGTTCTCGGTTCTTTCATTTATCATCAGACTGTATCATGGCAAGTGTGTTGGGAAATGTAGTGACAAGGGTTTCAGCTTGATGCTTGATACAGTGAGGGAAGCCTTCCCCGATGCTTCCATACCAAAGTCATTGTATGAGGTAAGGAAAATCATACGAGAGTTGGGACTTAgttatgataaaattgatgcatgtCCTAACGATTGTATGCTATACTGGAAAGAAaatatcaacaaaacaaaatgcGATACATGTCACACGTCAAGGTATAAAACAAGTGAAGATTCTAAAGATGAGTCAACCACACCTAGTTCTGAAAAGAAGATTGCAGCAAAGGTCTTGCGTTATTTTCCGCTCATACCACGATTGCAAAGGCTATTTATGTCATCTAAAACAGCTGCCTACATGAGATGGCACGAAGAGAGTCGCACGAAAGATGGTTATTTGAGACATCCAGCAGATACCCCAGCGTGgaaaacatttgattttaagtatCCTGATTTTGCCCGTGAATCTCGTAATGTCAGGCTTGGTTTAGCCACTGATGGGTTTAACCCTTATAGAACAATGAGTGTTTCTCATAGTACATGGCCTGTTGTTTTGATGCCATACAATCTTCCTCCTTGGATGTGTATGCAACAACCTTACTTTTTTCTATCTTTACTTATACCTGGCCCATCTGCTCCTGGGAATAACATAGATGTCTATATGGAACCGTTAGTGGCCGAGTTAAAGGAGTTGTGGGATATTAATGGAGTAGAGACTTATGATGCATCAACAAACAGTAACTTTCAGATGCGTGCATCTTTGTTATGGACGATAAGTGACTTTCCAGCTTATGCAAATTTATCAGGCTGGAGCACCAAAGGTGAACTTTCATGTCCTTCTTGCCATAGGCATACAAAAGCACAACGCTTAACTCATAgcaaaaaatattgttttatggGACATCGTCGATATTTGTCATGTGATCATTATTTCCGAAAAGATAAGAAGTCTTTTGATGGCACAGAAGAACAAGAGAGACAACCACGTGGCTTAACTGGGTCAGAAGTACTTGATGAGCTACATGGTTTTGAAATTAAGTTTGGAAAACTTGTGAAGAGCAACCCAAATCTACCATTTAACTGGAagaaaagtattttttttgagCTACCATACTGGAAAGATAACTTGCTACGCCATAATCTAGATGTAATGCATATTGAGAAGAATGTTTGTGACAACATCATTGGAACGCTAATGAATCAAGATAGAAAGACCAAGGATCATGTAAAAGCACGCCTTGATTTACAAGAAATGGGTATTAGGCCTGAACTTCATCCGAAAGTTCAAAATAACAACAAAGTGTATCTTCCACCTGCTTGTTTCTCAATGgataaaaaagagaaagataTATTTTGTCGTGTGCTCAAAAAGGTGAAAGTTCCAGATGGTTATGCAGCTAATATATCAAGATGCGTAGAGTTAAAACCTCCAAAACTATCTggccttaaaagtcatgatagCCATATTTTGATGCAGCAGCTGCTTCCCCTTGCCTTGCGAAATGTGTTGCCTAAGCACGTGCGTTATCCTGTGATGAAGCTATGTCGTTACTATAATCAATTATGCTCAAAGGTTCTTAATCCAAATGAATTGGTTCAAATGGAAATTGAGATTGGAAAAATTCTTTGTGATTTAGAAAGGATATTTCCACCATCATTCTTTGATGTCATGGTTCATCTTTCGGTTCATCTTGCTTCAGAGGCCAAATTAGGAGGACCAGTTCATTACCGTTGGATGTATCCAATCGAGAG GTATTTATCTACATTGAAATCTTACGTGCGAAACAAGAGTAGGCCCGAGGGTTCTATTGCAGAAGGATATTTGGCTGAAGAATGTTTGTCATTTTGTTCATTGTACTTATCTGGTGATGTCGATACCATACATAATAAAACTAGCCGAAATTATGATGACGGTGGTTATGAGGATGTTATACCTATCTTTTCTATGCCGGGTCACCCATTGGTGCTACAGTGGCAGAA AGAACACCTGGCGATTCTTCGACATGAAAATCGGAAATTACGACAGCATCAGATTGAACGTTTACATAGTGAGAAATTTGAGTCGTGGTTTCAAGATCAT GTTGAGGAGTTGGATACTAGAGGGGATCATAGAATCACAGAGGATTTGAGGAACTTGGCAAGTCGTCCAACTGAGTATGTGAATAAATATAAGGGATTTATCATAAATGGTTTCAGATTTCACACAAAAGACCTAGAGGAGAATAGGAAAACACAAAACAATGGAGTTATGCTTGACGCCATGACAAATAGCTTCTCGAGTGCCAGAGATAACAATCCTATCGTAGGTGATGTAACTTACTACGGGGTTTTGAATGATATCATTGAGTTGCAGTATGCTGTTGACAAGAAAGTAGTTTTGTTCCATTGTGATTGGATCTCAAATGGTTCAAGGAAAAAAGAAGATGAGAATGGGTTTACTCTACTTAATTTTAAAGGTTTGAAGCCTCATAATGAGCCTTTTATACTAGCTTCTCAAGCACAACAAGTATTTTATGTTGCAGATCCCGTTGACAAGGGATGGAAAGTTGTGATCAAGACAACGCCGAGAGATTATTATGACATGAATGaacaaacatgtcttgatgtgGAATCGCATTTGCAAAGTGAGACATCTATGGGTCCTCAACGTgatgaatatttgaatattgA AACTGTTGCTAAAAGTGAAGACCGTTCCTTGAGGTCTGCACTTTGTTTTGCACa GATGGCCACAAGTGCAATCAGCAAGCAATACATGTGTGTTCTTGAATCCATGAACTCCAAAAATGGAAAACCTTCTAAACAG CCGAAGAGCGAGCATAATCTTCTCGGTGAATTTGAGTTCAAAGTGAAAACTGGGCCAATTTTGCTTA GATCTAATGTTAAACGAGAAGCACAACATACCCAAATGAGTAATGTACATGCCCATAAATCGAAAGGAAAGGATCAGCTGAACTGTTCAAAGTTTCAAGATGAGAATGGACTATCTGATGTGGATGTTACAGAATCAGCAAAACTCAAAAAGATTAGAAAGTATCGCAGAAACAAAGCAGGTTCAAAAGCTATGCTGGATGTTGAAGTTAATAATGGACTATCTGGTGCAGGATTGGGAAAGCGACCATCTTGCCCTTTTGTATGA